In one window of Leifsonia sp. NPDC080035 DNA:
- a CDS encoding glycosyltransferase family 1 protein, which translates to MSARILILSFSTLVSDPRVQKQIALFEGAYDVVTCGYGPAPEGVVQHYRIPDERVYWRYPRLAVMLRQWRRAYRDNPAVSWVRENLPVGDVDVIVANDVDAAGAAAALKPRRGFHADLHEYAPLQNSELLRFRLFVAPFLSWQIRTFVRRAASTSTVCQSLADKYRTVFGLSPAVVMNAPPFAELAVQPVGETIRLVHAGAALRNRRLEILIDAVAQVDAPVTLDFYLAPNDPGYLDSLKERASGVERIRFHEPVPFTELVPTLNTYDVGLHILAPTNFNNAYALPNKFFEYVQARLGLIIGPSPEMVRILGERGLGAVTADFTAEALADVLRGIDRATVEQWKRDSDAAARDLSAETQTPVWAAAVDRIATGAVAS; encoded by the coding sequence ATGTCTGCGCGCATCCTGATCCTGTCCTTCTCCACGCTCGTCTCCGACCCCCGCGTCCAGAAGCAGATCGCACTGTTCGAGGGCGCGTACGACGTCGTGACCTGCGGCTACGGTCCCGCGCCGGAGGGCGTCGTGCAGCACTACCGCATCCCGGATGAGCGCGTGTACTGGCGCTACCCGCGACTGGCCGTGATGCTCCGGCAGTGGCGTCGCGCCTACCGCGACAACCCGGCGGTGTCGTGGGTGCGGGAGAACCTCCCGGTGGGCGATGTCGACGTGATCGTCGCCAACGACGTGGATGCGGCGGGCGCCGCGGCCGCGCTGAAGCCGCGCCGCGGCTTCCACGCCGACCTGCACGAGTACGCGCCGCTGCAGAACTCCGAGCTCCTGCGCTTCCGGCTGTTCGTCGCGCCGTTCCTGTCGTGGCAGATCCGCACGTTCGTCAGGCGCGCCGCCTCCACGTCCACGGTGTGCCAGAGCCTCGCCGACAAGTACCGCACGGTGTTCGGGCTGTCCCCGGCGGTCGTGATGAACGCGCCGCCGTTCGCCGAGCTCGCCGTCCAGCCGGTCGGCGAGACGATCCGGCTCGTCCACGCGGGAGCCGCGCTGCGCAACCGCCGGCTCGAGATCCTCATCGACGCGGTCGCGCAGGTGGACGCCCCGGTGACGCTCGACTTCTACCTGGCGCCGAACGACCCGGGCTACCTCGACTCGCTGAAGGAACGCGCGAGCGGGGTGGAGCGGATCCGCTTCCACGAGCCCGTGCCGTTCACGGAGCTGGTGCCGACGCTGAACACGTACGACGTCGGGCTGCACATCCTCGCCCCCACCAACTTCAACAACGCGTACGCGCTGCCGAACAAGTTCTTCGAGTACGTGCAGGCGCGGCTCGGCCTCATCATCGGCCCGTCACCGGAAATGGTCCGGATCCTCGGCGAGCGGGGACTCGGAGCCGTCACGGCGGACTTCACCGCCGAGGCCCTGGCCGACGTGCTGCGCGGGATCGACCGGGCAACGGTCGAGCAGTGGAAGCGCGACTCCGACGCGGCGGCGCGCGACCTGTCCGCGGAGACCCAGACCCCGGTCTGGGCGGCCGCGGTCGACCGGATCGCGACCGGCGCCGTCGCGTCATGA
- a CDS encoding ATP-dependent Clp protease ATP-binding subunit, which produces MFERFTDRARRVVVLAQEEAKMLNHNYIGTEHILLGLIHEGEGVAAKALESLGISLDAVREQVQDIIGQGQQQPTGHIPFTPRAKKVLELSLREALQLGHNYIGTEHILLGLIREGEGVAAQVLVKLGADLNRVRQQVIQLLSGYQGKEQVQVGGNDQATAQAGSQILDQFGRNLTQAARDNKLDPVIGREKEIERVMQILSRRSKNNPVLIGEPGVGKTAVVEGLAQAIVRGDVPETLKDKQLYTLDLGSLIAGSRYRGDFEERLKKVTKEIRTRGDIITFIDEIHTLVGAGAAEGAIDAASILKPLLARGELQTIGATTLDEYRKHFEKDAALERRFQPIQVAEPSLPHAINILKGLRDRYEAHHKVSITDGAIVAAANLADRYIQDRFLPDKAIDLIDEAGARLRLSILSAPPELREFDDKIAAVRSQKEAAIEDQDFEKAASLRDEEKNLLGERLRLEKQWRSGDVKTTAEVDEGLIAEVLAQATGIPVFKLTEEESARLVYMEKALHQRVIGQEEAIAALSRTIRRTRAGLKDPKRPSGSFIFAGPTGVGKTELAKALAEFLFDDESAMISLDMSEYGEKHTVSRLFGAPPGFVGFEEGGQLTEKVRRKPFSVVLFDEIEKAHPDIFNSLLQILEEGRLTDGQGRVVDFKNTVIIMTTNLGTKDISGGPVGFQIEGDPTTGYDRMRGKVYEELKKNFKPEFLNRVDEIIVFPQLSKAELLQIVDLFIKRLSDRLLDRDMTIELTVPAKERLIEVGFDPTLGARPLRRAVQHEIEDRLSEKILHGELNAGDHVHVDFADGEFVFTTSARAESIGAGVNAAAAIGTGPATPDLAANE; this is translated from the coding sequence ATGTTCGAGAGATTCACCGACCGAGCCCGCCGGGTGGTCGTCTTGGCCCAGGAAGAGGCCAAGATGCTCAACCACAACTACATCGGCACCGAGCACATCCTGCTCGGCCTGATCCACGAGGGCGAGGGGGTGGCCGCGAAGGCGCTCGAGTCGCTCGGCATCTCGCTGGATGCCGTCCGTGAGCAGGTCCAGGACATCATCGGCCAGGGCCAGCAGCAGCCGACCGGTCACATCCCGTTCACTCCGCGCGCCAAGAAGGTGCTGGAGCTGAGCCTGCGCGAGGCGCTGCAGCTCGGCCACAACTACATCGGCACCGAGCACATCCTGCTCGGCCTGATCCGCGAGGGCGAGGGCGTCGCCGCCCAGGTGCTCGTGAAGCTGGGCGCGGACCTCAACCGTGTGCGCCAGCAGGTCATCCAGCTGCTCTCCGGCTACCAGGGCAAGGAGCAGGTCCAGGTGGGCGGCAACGATCAGGCGACCGCGCAGGCCGGCAGCCAGATCCTCGACCAGTTCGGCCGCAACCTGACCCAGGCCGCTCGCGACAACAAGCTCGACCCGGTGATCGGGCGCGAGAAGGAGATCGAGCGCGTCATGCAGATCCTGTCGCGCCGCTCCAAGAACAACCCCGTGCTGATCGGTGAGCCCGGCGTCGGCAAGACGGCCGTCGTCGAGGGCCTCGCCCAGGCGATCGTGCGCGGCGACGTGCCGGAGACGCTGAAGGACAAGCAGCTCTACACGCTCGACCTCGGCTCCCTCATCGCCGGCTCCCGCTACCGCGGCGACTTCGAGGAGCGCCTGAAGAAGGTCACCAAGGAGATCCGCACCCGCGGCGACATCATCACCTTCATCGACGAGATCCACACGCTCGTCGGTGCGGGCGCCGCAGAGGGCGCGATCGACGCTGCCAGCATCCTGAAGCCGCTGCTCGCCCGCGGCGAGCTGCAGACCATCGGCGCGACCACGCTCGACGAGTACCGCAAGCACTTCGAGAAGGACGCGGCCCTCGAGCGCCGGTTCCAGCCCATCCAGGTGGCGGAGCCGTCGCTCCCGCACGCGATCAACATCCTGAAGGGCCTGCGCGACCGCTACGAGGCGCACCACAAGGTGTCCATCACCGACGGCGCGATCGTCGCGGCGGCGAACCTCGCCGACCGCTACATCCAGGACCGCTTCCTTCCGGACAAGGCCATCGACCTGATCGACGAGGCCGGCGCGCGCCTGCGCCTGTCGATCCTCTCGGCCCCGCCGGAGCTGCGCGAGTTCGACGACAAGATCGCCGCCGTGCGCTCCCAGAAGGAGGCGGCGATCGAGGACCAGGACTTCGAGAAGGCCGCCAGCCTGCGCGACGAGGAGAAGAACCTCCTCGGCGAGCGGCTGCGCCTCGAGAAGCAGTGGCGCTCGGGCGACGTGAAGACCACCGCCGAGGTCGACGAGGGCCTGATCGCTGAGGTGCTGGCCCAGGCGACCGGCATCCCGGTGTTCAAGCTCACCGAGGAGGAGTCGGCCCGCCTCGTCTACATGGAGAAGGCGCTGCATCAGCGCGTCATCGGCCAGGAGGAGGCCATCGCGGCCCTCTCCCGGACGATCCGCCGCACCCGTGCGGGCCTCAAGGACCCGAAGCGTCCCTCCGGCTCGTTCATCTTCGCCGGTCCGACCGGCGTCGGTAAGACCGAGCTGGCCAAGGCGCTCGCCGAGTTCCTGTTCGACGACGAGTCGGCGATGATCTCGCTCGACATGTCGGAGTATGGCGAGAAGCACACGGTCTCCCGCCTCTTCGGCGCCCCTCCCGGGTTCGTCGGCTTCGAGGAGGGCGGCCAGCTCACCGAGAAGGTCCGCCGCAAGCCGTTCAGCGTGGTGCTGTTCGACGAAATCGAGAAGGCGCACCCGGACATCTTCAACTCGCTGCTCCAGATCCTGGAGGAGGGACGTCTGACGGATGGCCAGGGCCGCGTCGTCGACTTCAAGAACACCGTCATCATCATGACGACCAACCTCGGCACGAAGGACATCTCCGGCGGCCCCGTCGGCTTCCAGATCGAGGGCGACCCGACCACCGGCTACGACCGGATGCGCGGCAAGGTCTACGAGGAGCTGAAGAAGAACTTCAAGCCGGAGTTCCTGAACCGCGTCGACGAGATCATCGTGTTCCCGCAGCTGAGCAAGGCGGAGCTCCTGCAGATCGTCGACCTGTTCATCAAGCGCCTCTCCGACCGTCTGCTCGACCGTGACATGACGATCGAGCTGACCGTTCCGGCCAAGGAGCGGCTGATCGAGGTCGGGTTCGACCCGACGCTCGGAGCCCGTCCGCTCCGCCGCGCGGTGCAGCACGAGATCGAGGACCGGCTGAGCGAGAAGATCCTGCACGGCGAGCTGAACGCGGGCGACCACGTCCACGTCGACTTCGCCGACGGGGAGTTCGTCTTTACGACCAGCGCCCGCGCCGAGTCCATCGGCGCCGGTGTGAACGCCGCCGCCGCGATCGGCACCGGACCGGCCACCCCGGACCTCGCCGCGAACGAGTAA
- a CDS encoding helix-turn-helix domain-containing protein produces the protein MGEDDSGVHCRLDELLAERGMTVVRLSELVGVSVVNLSVLKNDRAKAIRYSTLVAICRALDCGIGDLLVLAPEPPAARQG, from the coding sequence ATGGGCGAGGACGACTCCGGCGTCCACTGCCGCCTGGACGAGCTGCTCGCCGAACGCGGGATGACCGTCGTCCGGCTCTCCGAGCTGGTCGGGGTGAGCGTCGTCAACCTCTCCGTTCTGAAGAACGACAGGGCGAAGGCGATCCGCTACTCCACGCTCGTCGCGATCTGCCGGGCGCTCGACTGCGGGATCGGCGACCTGCTCGTGCTCGCTCCGGAGCCGCCCGCCGCCCGCCAGGGCTAA
- a CDS encoding VOC family protein: MTIRLENVGIAVRDIEATIAFFTDLGLTVLGRDTVSGEWADTAVGLDGNHAKIAVLQTPDGDGQLELFEYIHPDAIETEPTLPNEIGMHRVAFSVDDIDEALAIAARHGCHPLRGVATYGDVYKLTYLRGPSGIIVMFAESLRKD, encoded by the coding sequence ATGACCATCAGACTGGAGAACGTCGGCATCGCCGTCCGGGACATCGAAGCGACCATCGCCTTCTTCACCGACTTGGGCCTCACGGTGCTCGGTCGCGACACCGTCAGCGGGGAGTGGGCCGACACCGCGGTCGGACTCGACGGCAACCACGCCAAGATCGCGGTGCTGCAGACCCCGGACGGCGACGGGCAGCTGGAGCTCTTCGAGTACATCCACCCGGACGCGATCGAGACGGAGCCGACCCTCCCGAACGAAATCGGCATGCACAGGGTCGCCTTCTCGGTCGACGACATCGACGAGGCCCTGGCGATCGCCGCCCGGCACGGCTGCCACCCGCTGCGCGGTGTCGCGACCTACGGGGACGTCTACAAGCTGACCTACCTGCGCGGGCCGAGCGGCATCATCGTGATGTTCGCGGAGTCGCTGCGGAAGGACTGA
- a CDS encoding pirin family protein, whose product MSNLERDPAEVLAGDDVVVTDAGVEILEPREVPLGGPRAMTVRRTLPQRKRSLIGGWCFIDHYGPDDVASTGGMRVPPHPHTGLQTVSWLFEGEIEHRDSVGSHALVRPGELNLMTAGRGISHSEVSTPGTERLHGVQLWVALPSASRDVAPFFEHHAPLPATLGAASVRTFVGALAGSGTDATVFSPLVGAEVLLPAGATVQLPLDTAFEHGILVDAGEVAVAGAPVPRAHLAYLCPGRASVEITAGAADARLVLLGGEPLGEEIVMWWNFIGRSHEDVVAARAEWQRDVIDAEDPAGRFGTVEGYDGSALPAPALPTVRLKPRS is encoded by the coding sequence ATGAGCAACCTGGAGCGCGATCCCGCCGAGGTCCTGGCCGGCGACGACGTCGTGGTGACGGACGCCGGCGTGGAGATCCTCGAGCCACGCGAGGTGCCGCTCGGCGGCCCCCGGGCGATGACCGTGCGCCGCACGCTCCCGCAGCGTAAGCGCTCGCTGATCGGCGGCTGGTGCTTCATCGACCACTACGGTCCAGACGACGTCGCGTCGACCGGCGGGATGCGCGTCCCGCCGCATCCGCACACCGGTCTGCAGACGGTGAGCTGGCTGTTCGAGGGCGAGATCGAGCACCGCGACAGCGTCGGCAGCCACGCGCTCGTGCGGCCGGGCGAGCTCAACCTGATGACGGCGGGACGCGGGATCAGCCACTCCGAGGTCTCGACTCCGGGGACGGAACGCCTGCACGGCGTTCAGCTCTGGGTCGCGCTGCCGAGCGCATCCCGCGATGTCGCGCCGTTCTTCGAGCACCACGCTCCCCTGCCCGCGACCCTCGGGGCGGCGAGCGTGCGCACGTTCGTCGGCGCTCTCGCGGGGAGCGGCACAGACGCCACGGTGTTCTCGCCGCTGGTCGGCGCCGAGGTCCTTCTGCCGGCCGGCGCGACGGTTCAGCTGCCCCTCGACACCGCCTTCGAGCACGGGATCCTGGTAGACGCGGGCGAGGTCGCCGTCGCGGGCGCTCCGGTCCCGCGCGCCCACCTCGCGTACCTGTGCCCCGGGCGCGCGAGCGTCGAGATCACCGCGGGCGCCGCGGATGCGCGGCTCGTGCTTCTCGGCGGCGAGCCGCTGGGCGAGGAGATCGTGATGTGGTGGAACTTCATCGGCCGCAGCCACGAGGACGTCGTCGCCGCGCGAGCCGAATGGCAGCGCGATGTGATCGACGCGGAAGACCCCGCCGGCCGCTTCGGCACCGTCGAGGGTTACGACGGCAGCGCCCTTCCCGCGCCGGCCCTGCCGACGGTGCGGCTCAAGCCCCGCTCGTGA
- the cls gene encoding cardiolipin synthase codes for MTTAIVVFLLLVDFVIRVIAIIVVPRNRKPTSATAWLLAIFFIPYIGVLFFLLIGSYKLPKARREKQDEINRFIIDSTEGIERVRRDHPWPTWLESVVSLNRNLGAMPLVGGNRATLNGDYAASLAAMTAEIDAARRYVHVEFYILTLDATTKPFFDAMAAAVKRGVVVRVLLDHIASRRTPDYKRTIERLTEMGAKWHLMLPVQPFKGKYQRPDLRNHRKLLIVDGKVAFMGSQNVIDRSYNKKSNIRRGLKWKELIVRLEGPIVAGLNAIFITDWYSETDELLRRETEPITDDIDPEELDAQVVPSGPGFAGENNLRLFLALLYYAQERIVITSPYFVPDESMLTAITTATQRGIAVDLFVSEIGDQALVYHAQRSYYEVLLRAGVRIWMYKAPYILHAKHFTIDDDVAVIGSSNMDMRSFQLNMEVSLMVRGRSFVEQMREVEEGYRRDSRELTLDEWMQQPLRSTVLDNLARLTSALQ; via the coding sequence ATGACCACGGCCATCGTGGTCTTCCTGCTCCTCGTCGACTTCGTCATCCGCGTCATCGCGATCATCGTGGTGCCGAGGAACCGCAAGCCGACGTCCGCCACCGCGTGGCTGCTGGCGATCTTCTTCATCCCGTACATCGGCGTCCTGTTCTTCCTGCTGATCGGCTCGTACAAGCTGCCGAAGGCCCGGCGCGAGAAGCAGGACGAGATCAACCGCTTCATCATCGACAGCACAGAGGGCATCGAGCGCGTCAGGCGCGACCATCCCTGGCCGACGTGGCTGGAGTCGGTGGTCTCGCTGAACCGCAACCTCGGCGCGATGCCGCTGGTCGGCGGCAACCGGGCGACGCTGAACGGCGACTACGCCGCGTCCCTCGCCGCGATGACCGCCGAGATCGACGCCGCCCGGCGCTACGTGCACGTCGAGTTCTACATCCTCACGCTCGACGCGACCACGAAGCCGTTCTTCGACGCGATGGCGGCCGCGGTGAAGCGCGGCGTCGTCGTGCGCGTCCTGCTCGACCACATCGCGTCGCGGCGCACCCCCGACTACAAGCGCACCATCGAGCGGCTCACCGAGATGGGCGCGAAGTGGCACCTGATGCTGCCGGTGCAGCCGTTCAAGGGCAAGTACCAGCGACCCGACCTGCGCAACCACCGCAAGCTGCTCATCGTCGACGGCAAGGTGGCGTTCATGGGCTCGCAGAACGTGATCGACCGCAGCTACAACAAGAAGTCGAACATCCGCCGCGGGCTCAAGTGGAAAGAGCTGATCGTCCGGCTGGAGGGACCGATCGTCGCCGGTCTGAACGCCATCTTCATCACCGACTGGTACTCGGAGACGGACGAGCTGCTGCGCCGCGAGACCGAGCCGATCACGGACGACATCGACCCCGAGGAGCTGGATGCGCAGGTCGTGCCGTCCGGGCCGGGGTTCGCCGGCGAGAACAACCTCCGCCTGTTCCTTGCGCTGCTCTACTACGCGCAGGAGCGCATCGTCATCACCTCGCCCTACTTCGTGCCGGACGAGTCGATGCTCACCGCGATCACGACCGCGACCCAGCGCGGCATCGCCGTCGACCTGTTCGTCTCCGAGATCGGCGACCAGGCCCTCGTCTACCACGCGCAGCGCTCGTACTACGAGGTGCTGCTGCGCGCCGGTGTGCGGATCTGGATGTACAAGGCGCCGTACATCCTGCACGCCAAGCACTTCACGATCGACGACGATGTCGCGGTGATCGGGTCGAGCAACATGGACATGCGCTCGTTCCAGCTCAACATGGAGGTCTCGCTCATGGTGCGCGGCCGCTCGTTCGTCGAGCAGATGCGCGAGGTCGAGGAGGGTTACCGCCGCGACAGCCGCGAGCTCACCCTGGACGAGTGGATGCAGCAGCCGCTGCGCTCCACCGTGCTCGACAACCTGGCCCGCCTCACCTCCGCGCTGCAGTAG
- a CDS encoding cytochrome c oxidase assembly protein — translation MAGVARLRAHGHRWPARLTASFLLLGLGSYAVVSFGFLGAESTDLRWAFTTRIALLLFVVPGLLSLGRPVALARVALGGTGQARTDRFLQSRPVRLFGNAIFATVFACVAFMIFLTPVAAILRDSPWSEWTISVLVPIAGLLMVLPIAAHSVVRTSFFVTVEFLLAFVAMILDAIPGLLLRLNDGILDHAPAIVGRMPFWFPSALHDQHLSGDLLWFIAEIADVPVLIILFVRWMRLDRREGTRMDELTDEQMEALTRAHLERRG, via the coding sequence CTGGCCGGCGTCGCCCGGCTCCGGGCGCACGGCCACCGGTGGCCTGCCCGGCTGACGGCGTCGTTCCTGCTGCTCGGCCTCGGCTCCTACGCCGTCGTCTCGTTCGGCTTCCTCGGCGCGGAGAGCACCGACCTGCGCTGGGCGTTCACCACCCGCATCGCCCTGCTGCTGTTCGTCGTGCCGGGGCTGCTCAGCCTCGGCCGCCCGGTCGCCCTCGCCAGGGTCGCGCTCGGCGGGACGGGACAGGCGCGAACCGACCGGTTCCTGCAGTCCCGTCCGGTGAGGCTGTTCGGCAACGCCATCTTCGCGACGGTGTTCGCGTGCGTCGCGTTCATGATCTTCCTGACGCCGGTCGCGGCCATCCTGCGCGACAGCCCGTGGTCGGAGTGGACGATCTCGGTGCTGGTGCCGATCGCGGGGCTCCTGATGGTGCTGCCGATCGCGGCGCACTCGGTCGTCCGCACGAGCTTCTTCGTCACGGTGGAGTTCCTGCTCGCGTTCGTCGCGATGATCCTCGACGCCATCCCCGGCCTGCTGCTGCGCCTGAACGACGGGATCCTGGACCACGCACCGGCGATCGTCGGCAGGATGCCGTTCTGGTTCCCGAGCGCGCTGCACGACCAGCACCTCTCCGGCGACCTGCTGTGGTTCATCGCCGAGATCGCCGATGTGCCGGTGCTCATCATCCTGTTCGTGCGCTGGATGCGGCTCGACCGCCGCGAGGGCACGCGGATGGACGAGCTGACCGACGAGCAGATGGAGGCGCTCACCCGCGCTCACCTCGAACGCCGAGGCTGA
- the lysS gene encoding lysine--tRNA ligase, translating to MTEAPPTSTDLTDEEISEQKAVRLGKRERLIADAQDAGGGAYPVQVPVTTTIPAVRAAWGHLAADEASGATVGVAGRVVHLRNTGKLCFAALQSGDGSRIQAMVSLAEVGEESLARWKELVDLGDHVFVSGEVISSRRGELSIMVRGWEIAAKALLPLPNLHNELSEETRVRSRYLDLIAREQARRTVLDRAAAVASLRKTFAEQDFVEVETPMLQVMHGGASARPFVTHSNAFDTELYLRIAPELYLKRAVVGGIDRVFEINRNFRNEGADSTHSPEFAMLEAYQAYGDYNSIADLTQKLIQDAAIAVSGSHVVTWADGTEYDLGGDWERIRMYDSLSEAIGEEITPQTPIERLRALAADAGIEIEHPLPGKYVEELWEHHVKSGLVRPTFVMDFPVDTSPLVRAHRSREGVVEKWDLYTRGFELATGYSELVDPVVQRERFVEQARLAAAGDDEAMRLDEEFLRALEFGMPPTGGMGMGIDRLLMALTGLGIRETILFPLVK from the coding sequence ATGACCGAAGCGCCTCCCACCTCCACCGATCTCACCGACGAGGAGATCAGCGAGCAGAAGGCGGTCCGGCTCGGCAAGCGCGAGCGGCTCATCGCCGACGCGCAGGACGCCGGCGGCGGGGCGTACCCGGTGCAGGTGCCCGTCACCACGACCATCCCGGCGGTGCGCGCGGCCTGGGGGCACCTGGCGGCGGACGAGGCGTCGGGGGCGACGGTCGGCGTCGCGGGACGCGTCGTGCACCTCCGCAACACCGGCAAGCTCTGCTTCGCGGCGCTGCAGTCCGGCGACGGGTCGCGCATCCAGGCGATGGTGTCCCTCGCCGAGGTGGGCGAGGAGTCGCTGGCCCGCTGGAAGGAACTCGTCGACCTTGGCGACCACGTCTTCGTCTCCGGGGAGGTCATCTCGAGCCGCCGCGGCGAGCTCTCGATCATGGTGCGCGGCTGGGAGATTGCGGCCAAGGCGCTGCTGCCCCTGCCCAACCTGCACAACGAGCTGAGCGAGGAGACGCGGGTCCGCTCGCGCTACCTCGACCTGATCGCCCGTGAGCAGGCGCGCCGCACCGTCCTCGACCGCGCCGCGGCCGTGGCCAGCCTGCGCAAGACCTTCGCGGAGCAGGACTTCGTCGAGGTCGAGACCCCGATGCTCCAGGTGATGCACGGCGGCGCGTCCGCCCGCCCGTTCGTCACCCACTCGAACGCCTTCGACACCGAGCTGTACCTGCGCATCGCGCCGGAGCTCTACCTCAAGCGCGCCGTCGTGGGCGGCATCGACCGGGTGTTCGAGATCAACCGCAACTTCCGCAACGAGGGCGCCGACTCCACGCACTCGCCCGAGTTCGCGATGCTCGAGGCCTACCAGGCCTACGGCGACTACAACTCCATCGCCGACCTGACTCAGAAGCTTATCCAGGACGCCGCGATCGCCGTCTCCGGATCGCACGTGGTCACCTGGGCCGACGGCACCGAGTACGACCTCGGCGGCGACTGGGAGCGCATCCGGATGTACGACTCGCTCTCGGAGGCCATCGGCGAGGAGATCACGCCGCAGACGCCCATCGAGCGGCTGCGCGCGCTCGCCGCGGACGCGGGCATCGAGATCGAGCACCCGCTGCCCGGCAAGTACGTTGAGGAGCTCTGGGAGCACCACGTGAAGTCCGGTCTCGTGCGCCCGACCTTCGTCATGGACTTCCCCGTCGACACCAGCCCGCTGGTGCGCGCGCACCGCTCGCGCGAGGGCGTCGTGGAGAAGTGGGACCTGTACACGCGCGGCTTCGAGCTGGCGACCGGCTACTCCGAGCTGGTCGACCCGGTCGTGCAGCGCGAGCGCTTCGTCGAGCAGGCCCGCCTCGCCGCGGCCGGCGACGACGAGGCGATGCGCCTGGACGAGGAGTTCCTCCGCGCCCTCGAGTTCGGCATGCCGCCGACCGGTGGGATGGGGATGGGCATCGACCGCCTGCTGATGGCCCTGACCGGTCTGGGCATCCGCGAGACCATCCTGTTCCCGCTCGTCAAGTAG
- the panC gene encoding pantoate--beta-alanine ligase, producing the protein MPEVVTTIAELRARIRDARRAAALEGPADAPAGRVVLVPTMGALHNGHLSLASRARDLGGLVVVSIFVNPLQFGPNEDLDRYPRTLDADVEALGDLADLVFAPTAAEMYPRGASSTRVTAGEIGGLYEGASRPGHFDGMLTVVSKLFNIVQPDVAVFGQKDAQQVHLVGRMVEDLNLPVTIAVVDTVREPDGLALSSRNRYLGPDERTAALTLSAALAAGAAAVTGGVEAARAAAVARVEAEPVVKLDYLVIVDPDTFREAASDHTGPALMLIAARVGGTRLIDNERITLP; encoded by the coding sequence ATGCCCGAGGTCGTGACCACCATCGCCGAGCTGCGTGCGCGCATCCGTGACGCACGCCGCGCGGCAGCGCTCGAGGGACCGGCCGACGCGCCGGCCGGTCGCGTCGTGCTCGTGCCGACGATGGGTGCCCTGCACAATGGCCACCTGAGCCTCGCCTCCCGCGCGCGAGACCTCGGCGGTCTGGTGGTCGTCTCGATCTTCGTCAACCCGCTGCAGTTCGGCCCGAACGAGGACCTCGACCGCTACCCGCGCACCCTCGACGCCGACGTCGAGGCGCTCGGCGACCTGGCCGACCTGGTCTTCGCGCCGACGGCAGCGGAGATGTACCCGCGGGGCGCGTCCTCCACCCGCGTCACGGCGGGCGAGATCGGCGGCCTCTACGAAGGCGCGTCCCGTCCGGGTCACTTCGACGGGATGCTGACGGTCGTCTCCAAGCTCTTCAACATCGTCCAGCCCGACGTCGCCGTGTTCGGCCAGAAGGATGCGCAGCAGGTGCACCTCGTCGGCCGGATGGTCGAGGACCTGAACCTGCCGGTGACCATCGCGGTCGTCGACACCGTCCGCGAGCCAGACGGCCTGGCGCTCTCCAGCCGCAACCGCTATCTCGGTCCGGACGAGCGGACCGCCGCCCTCACCCTCTCCGCCGCCCTCGCCGCCGGGGCAGCGGCCGTGACGGGTGGAGTCGAGGCCGCGCGCGCGGCGGCGGTCGCGCGCGTGGAGGCCGAGCCAGTCGTTAAGCTTGACTATCTCGTGATCGTCGATCCGGACACCTTCCGCGAGGCGGCTTCCGACCACACGGGCCCGGCGCTCATGCTGATCGCCGCCCGCGTCGGCGGGACGCGCCTGATCGACAACGAGCGGATCACGCTCCCCTGA
- a CDS encoding DUF2520 domain-containing protein has product MNAPAHRSGRLGLGIVGAGHVGPVLGAALAGAGHAVVGISAVSEASRERAEALLPQAPILDVPTLVERSELVIVAVPDAELHGLVAGLAATGTWQPGQIVLHTAPGHGIGVLQPAAAAGAIPLAVHPALEFTGTSLDLARLAESYFAVTAAAPVLPIAQALVVEMGGEPVVVAEKDRAAYAEAIATATAFSRSIVEQSTGILTEIGVENPGSFLSSLVRSAVDNALTRAGATARLDVGDVLDALGEDEDGDDPHGWYLRGE; this is encoded by the coding sequence GTGAACGCACCAGCACATCGATCCGGCCGGCTCGGGCTCGGCATCGTGGGAGCGGGACACGTCGGCCCGGTCCTCGGCGCCGCGCTCGCCGGTGCGGGCCACGCCGTCGTCGGCATCTCCGCGGTGTCGGAGGCGAGCAGGGAGCGCGCGGAGGCGCTGCTGCCGCAGGCGCCCATCCTCGACGTGCCCACCCTCGTCGAGCGCAGCGAGCTCGTGATCGTCGCCGTCCCCGACGCGGAGCTGCACGGCCTGGTCGCGGGTCTCGCCGCCACCGGCACCTGGCAGCCCGGCCAGATCGTGCTGCACACGGCCCCCGGCCACGGAATCGGCGTGCTGCAGCCCGCCGCCGCGGCCGGCGCCATCCCGCTCGCCGTCCATCCCGCGCTCGAGTTCACCGGCACGAGCCTCGACCTGGCTCGCCTCGCCGAGAGCTACTTCGCCGTGACGGCCGCCGCGCCCGTCCTGCCGATCGCCCAGGCGCTCGTGGTCGAGATGGGCGGCGAGCCCGTGGTCGTGGCGGAGAAGGACCGCGCCGCCTACGCGGAGGCGATCGCGACCGCGACCGCGTTCTCGCGCTCGATCGTGGAGCAGTCAACGGGCATCCTCACCGAGATCGGCGTGGAGAACCCGGGATCGTTCCTCAGCTCGCTCGTGCGCTCGGCGGTGGACAACGCGCTGACCCGGGCCGGCGCGACCGCACGGCTCGACGTCGGGGACGTGCTCGACGCGCTCGGCGAGGACGAGGACGGCGACGACCCGCACGGCTGGTACCTGCGCGGCGAGTAG